The Leptospira barantonii genome includes a region encoding these proteins:
- a CDS encoding formylglycine-generating enzyme family protein — protein MKSKIRNILLLTAVIAAVSLGCMCRLLADSAACGGKEIPGMKCIPSGEFVRGSNTHESDEKPEEKVYVSDFYMDTYEVTNEEFDKCKNAGKCQECLKTGKCNYIGPRYGKPYLGSKQPAAGISWYTAKEFCEWAGKRLPTEAEWEKAARGTNGNLYPWGNEPATCERAIIEVGDIKGCVAKKTEKPHLMPTANVGTRAPGVYGLYDMAGNSWEWTADWYSTSFKTCGDSCRGKDPKGPCDGKDVCPGHTKKVLKSGSWWWPASYARGSKRRSHIPENFPEYHHFGFRCAKDANK, from the coding sequence ATGAAATCGAAAATTCGTAACATTCTTCTTTTAACCGCGGTGATAGCGGCGGTTTCTTTGGGATGTATGTGCAGACTTCTCGCCGATTCGGCGGCTTGCGGAGGCAAGGAAATCCCCGGTATGAAATGTATTCCTTCCGGAGAATTCGTTCGAGGAAGCAACACACACGAATCGGATGAAAAACCCGAAGAGAAGGTTTATGTCAGCGACTTCTATATGGACACATACGAAGTCACGAACGAAGAATTCGACAAGTGCAAGAACGCCGGTAAATGTCAGGAATGTTTAAAAACAGGAAAGTGCAATTACATCGGACCACGTTATGGTAAACCGTATTTAGGATCGAAACAACCCGCCGCGGGAATCAGCTGGTACACCGCAAAGGAATTCTGCGAATGGGCGGGCAAACGTCTTCCCACCGAAGCAGAATGGGAAAAGGCCGCGAGAGGAACCAACGGAAATTTATATCCTTGGGGAAACGAACCCGCGACCTGCGAAAGAGCGATCATCGAAGTCGGAGACATCAAAGGATGTGTGGCCAAAAAAACGGAGAAACCTCATCTGATGCCGACCGCAAACGTCGGAACCAGAGCGCCCGGAGTGTACGGCTTGTATGATATGGCCGGAAATTCCTGGGAATGGACCGCCGATTGGTATTCCACTTCCTTCAAAACTTGCGGAGATTCTTGTAGAGGAAAAGATCCGAAAGGACCTTGTGACGGAAAAGATGTCTGTCCGGGCCATACGAAAAAGGTTTTAAAAAGCGGTTCCTGGTGGTGGCCCGCAAGTTATGCGAGAGGTTCCAAAAGAAGATCCCATATCCCAGAAAATTTTCCGGAATACCATCACTTCGGATTCCGTTGTGCAAAGGATGCAAACAAATAA
- a CDS encoding LIC_10091 family lipoprotein gives MFNNSKLGIYFILTFLVLGLSFCSGSEKIKESQSRSALSEEDLVSKLGILKETPQEVLIPTKWDVGDTTVSNEDRLDLLIPHVQNVGNAYVGVGSEQNLTIAAWAKSDFIYLMDFTQIVVHANTITILFLKKGEKKEDFIRLWGKEGEKEALELIQTSLTDPEVYKKVYKQASPFIRKRHRTNLMLSKKYNYGMFQTDDAQYAYIRKLAVEGRIFPVRGNLLGNTTLTGIGNTLKKAGHKVGIIYFSNAEEYFAYPQEFKNSILNLPVDDKSLVVRTISVRRDLFPWSPGSEISTDRGFHYCVQKISNFQKWLASNKPGLRSLQIMVEGGTVDKKNGITVVDKDPVVTPAPATTTPSNQTKPATTTP, from the coding sequence ATGTTCAACAATTCTAAATTAGGAATTTATTTTATTCTTACGTTTCTCGTTCTCGGACTTTCGTTCTGCTCTGGCTCTGAAAAGATCAAAGAAAGCCAAAGCCGCTCCGCGTTAAGCGAAGAGGATCTCGTTTCCAAACTCGGAATTCTCAAGGAAACCCCGCAAGAAGTCCTCATTCCCACCAAATGGGACGTAGGTGATACCACCGTATCCAACGAGGATCGTTTGGATCTTCTCATTCCTCACGTTCAAAACGTAGGAAACGCCTATGTGGGCGTGGGTTCGGAACAAAACCTTACGATCGCGGCTTGGGCGAAATCGGATTTCATTTATCTAATGGACTTCACTCAGATCGTAGTTCACGCAAACACGATCACGATTCTCTTTTTGAAAAAAGGGGAAAAGAAAGAGGACTTCATCCGTCTTTGGGGAAAGGAAGGAGAAAAGGAAGCGCTTGAATTGATTCAAACATCCCTTACCGATCCGGAAGTTTACAAGAAAGTTTACAAACAAGCTTCTCCGTTTATCCGCAAACGCCATAGAACCAATCTGATGCTTTCCAAAAAATACAATTACGGAATGTTTCAAACCGACGACGCGCAATACGCTTATATCCGCAAACTTGCTGTCGAGGGAAGAATTTTCCCGGTTCGAGGAAACCTACTCGGAAACACAACGTTAACCGGAATCGGAAACACTTTGAAAAAAGCCGGTCACAAAGTGGGAATTATCTACTTCAGCAACGCGGAAGAATACTTCGCGTATCCGCAAGAATTTAAGAATTCGATTTTGAATCTTCCGGTCGACGACAAGTCTCTTGTTGTAAGAACGATTTCCGTTCGCAGAGATCTTTTTCCTTGGTCTCCCGGTTCCGAAATTTCTACGGACAGAGGTTTTCACTATTGTGTTCAAAAAATTTCCAATTTCCAAAAATGGTTGGCGAGCAACAAACCCGGTCTTCGTTCCCTTCAAATCATGGTCGAAGGCGGAACCGTGGATAAGAAAAACGGAATCACCGTCGTAGACAAGGATCCGGTCGTAACTCCGGCGCCTGCGACTACAACGCCGTCCAATCAAACAAAACCGGCTACGACCACTCCGTAA